A genomic stretch from Pseudomonas mendocina includes:
- a CDS encoding TIGR02444 family protein, with amino-acid sequence MPTDLWPFAVTLYQQPGVEQACLQLQAQGADVCVVICAVWLEKHQASCRPERVLELQNHTRHWHEQVVQALRQLRQSWRQPAQEDTHLLQLREHVKRLELEAEREQLRRLTELTHHWLNEPDTTPQDWLGQLGPEPLNPAAVQLLRCTAAELMI; translated from the coding sequence ATGCCAACAGACCTGTGGCCGTTCGCTGTCACCTTATACCAACAGCCCGGAGTCGAGCAGGCTTGCCTGCAATTACAGGCACAGGGGGCTGACGTGTGTGTCGTGATCTGTGCAGTCTGGCTGGAAAAGCACCAGGCATCCTGCAGGCCCGAGCGTGTGCTCGAATTACAGAACCACACGCGCCACTGGCATGAGCAGGTGGTGCAGGCGCTACGTCAACTCAGGCAAAGCTGGCGCCAGCCAGCCCAAGAGGATACGCACTTGCTGCAGTTGCGCGAGCACGTGAAAAGGCTAGAGCTGGAGGCGGAACGTGAACAATTACGGCGTCTGACGGAGCTCACTCATCACTGGCTGAATGAGCCCGACACGACGCCGCAAGACTGGCTCGGGCAACTAGGGCCAGAGCCACTCAACCCTGCGGCCGTGCAACTGTTACGCTGCACAGCGGCAGAGCTGATGATTTAA
- a CDS encoding TerC family protein has translation MEWLANPEIWVAFLTLTALEIVLGIDNIIFISILVSRLPKAQQPKARFFGLALAMGTRILLLLSISWVMRLTTDLFTVLGQGISGRDLILFFGGLFLLFKSTAEIYHSLEGEEEGPQAGGKTYGFMGIIIQIAIIDIIFSLDSVITAVGMVNNVPVMVAAIVISVLVMMLCAGTISNFIDKHPSLKMLALSFLIVVGTVLIAESFDVHVPKGYVYFAMAFSLAVEAINIRMRTLRARARKEELDPVQLRKGSPY, from the coding sequence ATGGAATGGCTGGCTAACCCGGAGATCTGGGTTGCTTTTCTGACGTTGACTGCTCTGGAGATTGTTCTGGGGATCGACAACATCATCTTCATCTCGATCCTGGTCAGCCGTTTGCCCAAGGCACAGCAACCGAAGGCGCGTTTCTTTGGTCTTGCATTGGCTATGGGTACGCGGATCCTGCTGTTGCTGTCGATTAGCTGGGTGATGCGCCTGACGACCGACCTGTTCACGGTATTGGGCCAGGGGATTTCCGGTCGCGACCTTATCTTGTTCTTCGGTGGTCTGTTCCTGCTGTTCAAGAGTACGGCAGAGATCTACCACAGTTTGGAGGGTGAGGAAGAAGGCCCACAGGCTGGCGGTAAGACTTACGGCTTCATGGGCATCATTATTCAGATTGCCATCATCGACATCATCTTCTCGCTGGATTCGGTGATCACCGCGGTAGGTATGGTCAACAACGTACCGGTGATGGTGGCTGCCATTGTGATCTCGGTTCTGGTGATGATGCTGTGCGCCGGTACCATCAGCAACTTCATCGACAAGCACCCGAGCCTGAAAATGCTGGCGCTGTCGTTCCTGATCGTTGTGGGTACCGTGCTCATTGCCGAGTCGTTCGATGTGCATGTGCCGAAGGGCTATGTGTACTTCGCCATGGCCTTCTCCTTGGCCGTTGAGGCGATCAACATCCGCATGCGTACACTGCGCGCTCGTGCCCGGAAGGAAGAGCTTGATCCGGTGCAGCTGCGTAAGGGCTCGCCGTACTGA
- the rhtB gene encoding homoserine/homoserine lactone efflux protein: MAIETWLAFFVACWVISLSPGAGAIASMSAGLQYGFLRGYWNALGLQIALAVQIAIVAAGVGAVLSASELAFGLIKWFGVAYLVYLGYLQWKAQPSEMQADAGRPIGRPLSLVARGFLVNISNPKAIVFMLAVLPQFIDPKSPLLMQYLIMGVTMITVDLIVMAGYTGLAARVLGALRSPRQQRVLNRTFGGLFIGAAALLATVRRAAS; this comes from the coding sequence ATGGCGATTGAGACATGGCTGGCGTTTTTTGTGGCCTGCTGGGTGATCAGCTTATCGCCCGGTGCCGGAGCGATTGCATCCATGTCAGCGGGTTTGCAATACGGTTTTCTGCGTGGCTACTGGAATGCGCTGGGCCTGCAAATAGCGCTGGCCGTACAGATCGCTATTGTTGCAGCGGGTGTGGGGGCGGTGTTGTCGGCCTCTGAGCTGGCGTTTGGGTTGATCAAGTGGTTTGGTGTGGCCTATCTGGTGTATCTCGGCTACCTGCAGTGGAAAGCTCAGCCCAGTGAAATGCAGGCGGATGCTGGTCGACCCATTGGCCGTCCACTGAGTTTGGTGGCGCGGGGCTTTCTGGTGAATATCAGCAATCCCAAGGCAATCGTCTTCATGCTGGCGGTACTGCCGCAGTTTATTGATCCGAAGTCTCCGTTGCTGATGCAGTACCTCATCATGGGGGTGACTATGATCACAGTCGACTTGATCGTCATGGCCGGTTACACCGGTTTGGCGGCCCGAGTATTGGGCGCTTTGCGCTCACCGCGTCAGCAGCGTGTGCTCAATCGCACGTTTGGTGGCTTGTTTATTGGTGCTGCGGCTTTACTGGCTACGGTGCGTCGGGCGGCTAGTTGA
- a CDS encoding heme biosynthesis HemY N-terminal domain-containing protein, producing the protein MKKLLWIVPLLLVIAAVVSLLIFGVPVPGQKGYVLIAFESFRYESTLWSFLLLVLALCLLVYGVRLCLRILVTSGGLVNPWSRLHNNRRARIAARRGYVELVEGHYPSALRHLKRAADTGDEPLAYFLGAARAAHNLGRYEESDELLEAALNQQPQAELAIALQHAEMQQERGEMDSALETLHAMRTRFPHHQQVLRQLKQVYLQREDWSGLVGLLPELSKASVLGNAELGVLEQSAWRGRLLQTVAHSAGDNESIRKALQEVWSAMPSPLHKNAEIVAVYVDQLRLAGADAQAEELLRSAIKQRYDTTLARLYGLLQGADAARQLKTAEGWLKEHPDDAGLLLTLGRLCLRTQLWGKARDYLESSLRFQQHPETCAELAHLLAQQGELARSNELYQEGLRLLDSRLSLPLIAKVG; encoded by the coding sequence ATGAAAAAGCTGCTCTGGATTGTTCCGTTACTGTTGGTGATTGCTGCGGTAGTCAGCCTGTTGATCTTCGGTGTGCCGGTACCGGGCCAAAAAGGCTACGTACTCATCGCGTTCGAAAGTTTCCGCTATGAGTCCACACTCTGGAGTTTCCTGCTGCTGGTGCTGGCGCTCTGTTTGCTGGTGTATGGGGTTCGCTTGTGTTTGCGGATACTGGTTACGTCCGGCGGGCTGGTAAACCCGTGGTCGCGCCTGCATAACAATCGCCGTGCGCGTATTGCAGCACGCAGGGGCTATGTCGAATTGGTTGAGGGGCATTACCCTTCGGCTCTGCGCCATCTCAAACGTGCAGCTGATACCGGCGATGAACCATTGGCTTACTTTCTCGGCGCGGCCCGTGCGGCACATAACCTTGGCCGCTATGAAGAGAGTGATGAGTTACTGGAGGCAGCGCTGAATCAGCAGCCGCAAGCAGAGCTGGCGATTGCTTTGCAGCATGCCGAGATGCAGCAAGAGCGAGGTGAGATGGATTCCGCTTTGGAGACTCTGCACGCCATGCGGACGCGATTTCCGCATCATCAACAGGTTTTGCGTCAGCTTAAGCAGGTTTACCTGCAACGCGAGGACTGGTCTGGGCTTGTCGGTTTGCTCCCAGAATTGAGTAAGGCCAGTGTTCTTGGCAATGCCGAGCTCGGTGTATTGGAGCAGAGTGCTTGGCGCGGGCGATTGCTACAAACCGTCGCGCACAGTGCAGGGGATAACGAATCAATCCGCAAGGCCCTCCAAGAGGTGTGGAGTGCAATGCCTTCTCCCTTGCATAAGAACGCAGAGATCGTGGCGGTCTATGTGGATCAGCTGCGTCTGGCCGGGGCTGATGCTCAGGCCGAGGAGCTGTTGCGCAGCGCGATAAAACAACGCTACGACACAACGCTGGCAAGGCTCTATGGGCTGCTTCAAGGCGCCGATGCCGCGCGCCAATTGAAAACCGCTGAGGGCTGGTTGAAAGAGCATCCCGATGATGCGGGCTTGCTGCTGACGTTGGGGCGTTTGTGTCTGCGAACTCAGCTTTGGGGCAAAGCGCGCGATTATCTGGAGTCGAGCCTGCGTTTTCAGCAGCATCCTGAAACCTGCGCCGAGTTGGCCCACCTGCTTGCACAGCAGGGTGAACTTGCGCGTAGCAACGAGTTGTATCAAGAAGGCTTAAGGCTGCTCGATTCCCGCCTCTCTCTGCCGCTGATTGCCAAAGTAGGCTAG
- a CDS encoding mechanosensitive ion channel family protein: MPSLEWLLTWREPLLRAGQVILILFLAWLGQRILTRAISRLAVRYPQLPPELMLPVRGLVRWLILGSAFMLVLERLGVSAQVLWTALTGFAAVAAVAFFAIWSVLSNMFCSLLIFALGPFRIGEYVEVMESADKPGVCGRVIAINLFYTTLEDATGDAPGALLQIPNSLFFQKAVRRWRHGEQPKPRNKEV, from the coding sequence TTGCCTTCACTTGAGTGGCTGTTGACCTGGCGGGAGCCTTTGCTTAGAGCCGGACAGGTGATTTTAATCCTGTTCTTGGCGTGGCTAGGTCAGCGTATTTTGACCCGTGCGATCAGCCGTCTAGCTGTTCGTTACCCGCAGTTACCACCTGAGTTAATGCTGCCGGTACGGGGGCTGGTACGATGGTTGATACTCGGCAGCGCATTTATGCTCGTGCTAGAGCGTTTAGGGGTTTCTGCTCAGGTACTCTGGACAGCTTTAACCGGTTTTGCAGCGGTAGCGGCGGTGGCGTTTTTCGCCATTTGGAGCGTGTTGTCAAACATGTTCTGCTCGTTGCTTATTTTCGCCCTTGGTCCCTTTCGTATCGGGGAGTATGTCGAGGTTATGGAAAGTGCCGACAAGCCGGGTGTCTGCGGACGTGTGATTGCCATCAATCTGTTCTATACCACCTTAGAAGACGCTACCGGCGACGCGCCGGGGGCTTTGTTGCAGATTCCGAATAGTCTTTTTTTTCAAAAAGCCGTGCGCCGATGGCGTCATGGCGAACAACCCAAACCGCGTAATAAAGAGGTTTAA
- a CDS encoding ATP-binding cassette domain-containing protein produces the protein MIRLQNLTLQRGPQRLLQDAEMTLHPGHKAGLIGANGAGKSSLFALLRGELIADAGDCLIPADWRVSHMRQEIEAVDRIAVDYVLDGDIRLRQVQAELAAAEAAHDGAAVARLHVELDTLDGYSADARARKLLAGLGFDNAQMDRRVGDFSGGWRMRLNLAQALMCPSDLLLLDEPTNHLDLDAILWLESWLKAYPGTLLLISHDRDFLDAVVDNVAHLDQQKLTLYRGGYTAFERTRAERLAQQQQAYEKQQAQRAHMEKYIARFKAQATKARQAQSRIKALERMEELSAAHVDSPFDFSFRESDKISSPLLSLSEGCLGYGDKVVLEKVKLSLAPGARLGLLGPNGAGKSTLIKNLSNELQPISGELQRGENLSVGYFAQHQLDALDDLASPLLHLQRLAPTEREQTLRDFLGGFDFRGPRCDEPVQNFSGGEKARLALALIAWGKPNLLLLDEPTNHLDLEMRLALTMALQEFSGAVVVVSHDRHLLKSTTDEFLLVADGRVQPFDGDLDDYARWLVDYRARQQPTTAAAETNPDKSDKRLQRQAAAALRQQLAPYKRETEKLEKELGQVQEKLATVEEKLGDSDLYDPARKDELRDLLAEQAKLKAREGDLEERWMEALEALEALQAELEAAS, from the coding sequence ATGATCCGACTACAAAATCTCACACTACAGCGTGGTCCTCAGCGTCTTCTGCAAGACGCCGAGATGACTTTGCATCCCGGCCATAAAGCCGGTCTGATCGGTGCCAACGGCGCCGGTAAATCCAGCCTGTTTGCTCTGCTGCGCGGCGAGTTGATTGCCGATGCGGGCGACTGCCTGATCCCGGCTGACTGGCGAGTGTCGCACATGCGCCAGGAAATCGAAGCGGTGGATCGCATCGCAGTCGATTACGTGCTGGACGGCGACATACGTCTGCGCCAAGTACAGGCCGAGCTGGCCGCCGCCGAAGCCGCCCACGATGGCGCAGCTGTGGCGCGCTTACATGTTGAGCTGGATACCCTGGACGGCTACAGCGCCGATGCACGTGCGCGTAAGTTGCTGGCGGGTCTTGGATTTGATAACGCGCAGATGGATCGCCGTGTCGGCGATTTTTCCGGTGGCTGGCGGATGCGCCTGAATCTGGCGCAGGCGCTGATGTGCCCGTCAGACCTCCTGCTGTTGGACGAACCCACCAACCACTTGGACCTGGATGCGATCCTGTGGCTGGAAAGCTGGCTGAAAGCTTATCCCGGTACTTTGCTGCTAATTTCCCATGACCGCGATTTTCTGGATGCTGTAGTGGACAACGTTGCCCATCTTGATCAGCAAAAGCTCACGCTTTATCGCGGTGGTTATACCGCCTTTGAGCGCACCCGTGCTGAACGTCTGGCGCAACAGCAGCAGGCGTATGAGAAGCAGCAAGCGCAACGGGCGCACATGGAAAAGTACATTGCCCGCTTCAAGGCGCAGGCAACCAAGGCCCGTCAAGCCCAGAGCCGGATCAAGGCACTGGAACGAATGGAAGAGCTGTCAGCAGCTCACGTTGACTCCCCGTTCGACTTTAGCTTCCGCGAGTCCGACAAAATCTCCAGCCCGCTGCTGAGCCTGAGTGAAGGCTGCCTGGGTTATGGCGACAAGGTGGTGCTGGAGAAGGTCAAACTGAGCCTAGCTCCCGGTGCCCGCTTGGGTTTGCTCGGGCCCAATGGTGCAGGTAAGTCGACCCTGATTAAAAACTTATCCAACGAGTTGCAGCCCATCAGTGGCGAATTACAGCGCGGTGAGAATCTGTCTGTCGGCTACTTTGCTCAGCATCAGTTGGATGCGCTCGATGATCTCGCCAGCCCGCTGCTCCATCTTCAGCGTTTGGCGCCTACAGAACGTGAGCAAACACTGCGCGACTTCCTCGGTGGCTTTGATTTCCGTGGCCCCCGTTGCGATGAGCCGGTGCAAAACTTCTCCGGTGGTGAAAAGGCACGACTGGCCTTGGCGTTGATTGCCTGGGGCAAGCCCAACCTGCTGCTGCTCGACGAACCGACTAACCACCTGGACCTTGAAATGCGCCTGGCCCTGACCATGGCGCTGCAAGAGTTCAGCGGCGCAGTGGTGGTGGTTTCCCACGACCGTCACCTGCTCAAGAGCACAACAGACGAGTTCTTGCTGGTGGCTGATGGCCGTGTGCAGCCGTTTGATGGTGATTTGGATGATTATGCCCGCTGGTTGGTGGATTACCGCGCCCGTCAGCAGCCAACTACCGCTGCGGCTGAAACTAACCCGGATAAGTCCGATAAGCGACTGCAGCGCCAAGCTGCAGCAGCCCTGCGTCAGCAGTTGGCGCCTTATAAGCGTGAGACTGAAAAGCTTGAGAAAGAGCTGGGGCAGGTCCAGGAGAAGCTGGCCACTGTTGAAGAAAAACTAGGTGACAGTGACCTATACGATCCTGCCCGCAAAGATGAGCTCCGTGATTTGCTGGCTGAGCAAGCTAAGCTAAAAGCACGTGAGGGCGATCTTGAGGAGCGCTGGATGGAGGCTTTGGAAGCGCTGGAGGCTTTGCAGGCTGAGCTGGAGGCTGCCAGTTGA
- a CDS encoding FKBP-type peptidyl-prolyl cis-trans isomerase, producing MPRFSLLFLFLLAPLAYSSEDSQDLAYSLGVKLGERLRHEVPQVELQPLLEGLRQAYRGEPLRLEPDRIEALLAEHEAKLAQAPDPQVEKAKAAERRFLALEKAKSGITALPNGILIQPLRAGNGPMPKANSKVRVNYRGYLADGSSFDQTQTPQWFSLDSVIAGWQQALMKMPVGAYWRITIPSAQAYGEEGAGDLIAPYSPLIFELELLEIRDK from the coding sequence ATGCCACGCTTTTCTCTGCTGTTTCTTTTCCTGCTTGCCCCTCTGGCATACAGCAGTGAAGACTCGCAGGACCTGGCCTACAGCCTCGGGGTGAAACTGGGAGAACGACTGCGGCATGAAGTGCCGCAAGTAGAGCTGCAACCACTGCTCGAAGGCCTTCGTCAGGCTTATCGCGGTGAGCCCCTGCGACTCGAACCAGACCGCATTGAAGCACTGCTGGCCGAGCACGAGGCCAAATTGGCACAAGCACCCGATCCACAAGTAGAAAAAGCCAAAGCAGCTGAACGTCGTTTTCTGGCTCTGGAAAAGGCTAAAAGCGGTATCACGGCTCTTCCCAACGGCATCCTGATACAACCGCTACGAGCAGGTAACGGTCCGATGCCAAAGGCCAACAGCAAAGTGCGTGTGAACTACAGAGGTTACCTGGCCGACGGCTCGAGTTTTGATCAAACTCAAACACCACAATGGTTCAGCCTGGACAGTGTGATTGCAGGGTGGCAGCAAGCCCTGATGAAAATGCCTGTTGGCGCTTACTGGCGGATCACTATCCCGTCCGCTCAGGCATATGGAGAAGAAGGTGCAGGGGATTTGATTGCCCCTTACTCCCCGCTGATATTCGAGCTGGAGCTGCTTGAAATCAGAGACAAGTAA
- the rsd gene encoding sigma D regulator, translating into MLETCRNAQERWGGVNQLIDRWLQERKELVVAYVDIIGSGRELSCNDQQLQRFCEVLVDYVSAGHFGVYEQLTNEAKAFGDQRGLELAKQIYPRIEAITEVSLAFNDLCDNGDCRDSSSLSEELKRLGQLLRERFELEDCLIEVLHMAHQEKAAAEA; encoded by the coding sequence ATGCTCGAGACATGTCGGAATGCTCAGGAGCGCTGGGGCGGGGTCAACCAACTGATTGACCGCTGGCTGCAAGAGCGAAAAGAGTTAGTTGTAGCGTACGTGGACATTATTGGTTCCGGGCGCGAACTCAGCTGTAATGACCAGCAACTGCAGCGTTTTTGTGAAGTGCTAGTTGACTATGTGTCTGCCGGTCATTTCGGGGTTTACGAGCAACTGACCAATGAGGCCAAGGCCTTTGGTGACCAGCGTGGCCTTGAGCTGGCCAAACAGATCTATCCCCGTATCGAAGCCATTACTGAGGTTTCCCTCGCTTTCAATGACTTGTGTGACAACGGTGACTGCCGGGATTCCAGTAGCTTGAGTGAGGAACTTAAGCGCTTGGGTCAATTGTTGCGTGAGCGTTTCGAGCTTGAGGACTGCCTGATCGAAGTCCTCCATATGGCTCATCAGGAAAAGGCTGCTGCTGAGGCCTGA
- a CDS encoding AlgP family protein translates to MSSVKNAKKKSVSTPLHLLQQLSSSLLEHLEDACSRALVDAEKLLTKLEKQRGKTQEKLLKARNKIQEAAKAGKSKAQAKAKDAVAELEHLLDALKASQTETREYIAGLKRDAQESLKLAQGVGKVKEAAEKALDSRNKPAAKPAATKAAAKPAAKPAAAKTAAKPAAKPAAAKTAAKPAAKPAAAKTAAKPAAKPAAAKTAAKPAAKPAAAKTAAKPAAKPAATKAAAKPAAKPAAAKTAAKPAAKPAAAKTAAKPAAKPAAKAAAKPAAKPAAKAAAKSAAKPAAKAAAKPAAKPAAAKAAAKPAAKPAAAKTAAKPAAPAATAKPVENKAVEAKPAAAEVTAPVTNTTAPASGV, encoded by the coding sequence ATGTCGTCAGTCAAAAACGCAAAGAAGAAGTCTGTGAGTACTCCGCTGCATCTGTTGCAGCAACTTTCCAGTAGTCTCCTTGAGCATCTTGAGGATGCTTGCAGCCGGGCATTGGTTGATGCTGAGAAGTTGCTGACCAAATTGGAAAAGCAGCGTGGCAAAACTCAGGAAAAACTGCTCAAGGCACGCAATAAGATTCAAGAAGCCGCCAAGGCTGGCAAAAGCAAGGCGCAAGCCAAGGCTAAAGACGCCGTTGCTGAGCTGGAGCATCTGTTGGATGCTCTTAAGGCGAGCCAGACTGAAACTCGCGAATACATCGCAGGCCTCAAGCGTGACGCTCAGGAAAGCCTCAAGCTGGCGCAGGGTGTTGGCAAAGTGAAGGAGGCCGCTGAGAAAGCACTGGATAGCCGTAATAAACCAGCCGCGAAACCTGCCGCTACAAAAGCTGCTGCTAAGCCAGCCGCAAAACCTGCTGCTGCCAAAACAGCTGCTAAGCCAGCCGCAAAACCTGCTGCTGCCAAAACAGCTGCTAAGCCAGCCGCAAAACCTGCTGCTGCCAAAACAGCTGCTAAGCCAGCCGCAAAACCTGCTGCTGCCAAAACAGCTGCTAAGCCAGCCGCAAAACCTGCCGCTGCCAAAACAGCTGCTAAGCCAGCCGCAAAACCTGCCGCTACCAAAGCTGCTGCTAAGCCAGCTGCGAAACCTGCTGCTGCCAAAACTGCCGCTAAGCCAGCCGCGAAACCTGCTGCTGCCAAAACAGCTGCTAAGCCAGCCGCGAAACCTGCTGCCAAAGCTGCCGCTAAGCCAGCTGCGAAACCTGCTGCCAAAGCTGCCGCTAAGTCAGCTGCGAAACCTGCTGCCAAAGCTGCCGCTAAGCCAGCCGCGAAACCTGCCGCTGCCAAAGCTGCCGCTAAGCCAGCTGCAAAACCTGCCGCTGCCAAAACTGCTGCAAAACCAGCCGCACCTGCCGCAACTGCTAAGCCAGTAGAAAACAAAGCAGTAGAGGCTAAGCCAGCCGCTGCAGAGGTTACCGCCCCGGTAACCAACACCACTGCACCTGCCTCAGGTGTTTAA
- a CDS encoding FTR1 family protein produces the protein MKILSRFCNWMLLPVLAFCSLNVLAGPVDGAAQALHLLGYLSVDYPATVAAGQVIDTGEYNEQVEFLGVLHGLIVALPARPERVTLEQGVNELQQAVEQRKDGAAVAAQARQLAAILAKAYDVSQTPAITPDPSRGATLFAENCSVCHGATGAGDGPASMGMEPPPANLRSHARMDHLSLYDLFNTVGLGIEGTDMVSFADQLDERQRWDIASYIAGFTANPALKGEPIALSELASLTPAQVTEQRGAEAAELFRAQRAQPPMQQRGPKQLIEHTVQTLEQSLAAYQAGDSAQAYDLSVGAYLEGFELVESALDNLDTEQRKTTERALMAYRQALQDSQPVAQAAQRLELAKAELAKSAKLLEGEGMSASLSFISSLLILLREGLEAILVLAAILAFLRNTEQHHAVRSVHVGWALALVAGVATWALAAYLIDVSGAQRELLEGVTALFASVMVLWLGVWMHDRRHAAAWQDYIKSSLVSGGGRFGFAVLAFFSVYRELFEVILFYETLWLQAGPQGHGMVLAGAAAALVLLLGLAWVILRGSRKLPLATFFGLNAVLLCVLSVVFAGHGVAALQEAGVLGTRPVAFFEFDWLGIHDDAYTLSAQALALLAIVVLYGRSWLAARRKAAVSA, from the coding sequence ATGAAGATCCTCTCCCGATTCTGCAACTGGATGCTGTTGCCGGTTCTGGCTTTTTGCAGCCTGAATGTCTTAGCCGGGCCGGTCGATGGTGCCGCTCAGGCACTGCATCTGCTGGGCTACCTGAGTGTTGACTACCCTGCGACCGTAGCAGCAGGGCAGGTGATTGATACTGGTGAGTACAACGAGCAAGTCGAGTTCTTGGGCGTGCTGCATGGCCTAATTGTGGCGCTTCCTGCCCGGCCTGAGCGGGTAACCCTTGAGCAGGGTGTAAACGAGTTGCAGCAGGCTGTTGAGCAACGCAAGGATGGCGCCGCGGTGGCAGCACAGGCGCGCCAACTGGCAGCCATTCTGGCCAAAGCCTATGACGTTTCGCAGACTCCGGCGATAACCCCTGATCCATCCCGGGGTGCGACGTTGTTTGCTGAAAATTGCAGCGTTTGCCATGGAGCGACAGGTGCCGGTGATGGCCCCGCCAGCATGGGCATGGAGCCGCCCCCTGCCAACCTGCGCAGCCATGCACGTATGGATCACCTGAGTCTGTACGACCTGTTCAATACCGTCGGGTTGGGTATTGAGGGCACCGATATGGTGTCATTCGCGGATCAGCTTGATGAGCGGCAACGCTGGGATATCGCCAGCTACATCGCGGGGTTCACCGCAAACCCTGCGCTCAAGGGCGAGCCCATTGCCCTCAGTGAACTGGCCAGCCTGACGCCGGCACAGGTGACCGAACAGCGTGGCGCTGAAGCGGCCGAGCTGTTTCGGGCCCAGCGTGCGCAGCCGCCTATGCAGCAGCGCGGCCCTAAGCAGTTGATCGAGCATACCGTGCAGACCCTGGAGCAAAGCCTGGCTGCCTACCAGGCGGGCGATTCGGCGCAGGCTTACGATTTGTCGGTTGGGGCCTATCTGGAAGGCTTTGAGCTGGTCGAAAGCGCTCTGGATAACCTCGATACCGAGCAGCGCAAGACCACTGAGCGAGCGCTGATGGCTTATCGGCAGGCGTTGCAGGACAGCCAGCCGGTGGCTCAGGCCGCGCAGCGTCTGGAACTGGCCAAGGCTGAACTGGCTAAGTCGGCCAAATTGCTTGAGGGCGAAGGTATGTCCGCCTCCCTGAGCTTCATTTCCAGCTTGCTGATTCTGCTGCGTGAGGGGCTTGAAGCGATTCTGGTACTGGCGGCAATTTTGGCCTTTCTGCGCAATACCGAGCAGCACCATGCTGTACGCAGTGTGCATGTGGGGTGGGCACTGGCGCTGGTTGCCGGTGTGGCGACCTGGGCCCTGGCGGCGTATCTGATTGATGTCAGCGGCGCCCAGCGTGAGTTGCTGGAGGGCGTTACAGCCCTGTTCGCGAGTGTCATGGTGCTGTGGCTGGGTGTGTGGATGCATGACCGCCGCCATGCCGCCGCTTGGCAGGATTACATCAAGAGCAGTTTGGTCAGCGGCGGTGGACGCTTCGGTTTTGCAGTGCTGGCGTTCTTCTCGGTTTACCGCGAGCTGTTTGAAGTCATTTTGTTTTACGAAACCCTGTGGTTACAGGCTGGGCCGCAAGGCCATGGCATGGTTCTGGCCGGCGCCGCTGCGGCGTTGGTGCTGTTGTTGGGGCTGGCGTGGGTGATTCTGCGCGGTTCGCGCAAGCTGCCGCTGGCGACCTTCTTTGGCTTGAATGCAGTGCTGTTATGCGTGCTCTCGGTGGTGTTTGCAGGCCATGGTGTGGCAGCGTTGCAAGAGGCTGGCGTACTGGGCACTCGGCCGGTGGCGTTCTTCGAATTTGACTGGCTTGGCATTCATGACGATGCCTACACCTTGTCTGCACAAGCACTGGCATTGCTTGCCATCGTTGTTTTGTATGGCCGCAGCTGGCTGGCGGCACGGCGTAAAGCCGCTGTCAGTGCGTAG